From a region of the Acidicapsa acidisoli genome:
- a CDS encoding TolC family protein: protein MKVTAQLIAEANLSVQLAQARDRTGLSSIAKLSQALLQQSSAEIDSANARYQYRVALATLK from the coding sequence ATGAAAGTCACGGCTCAGCTAATAGCAGAGGCAAACCTTAGCGTTCAACTCGCGCAGGCGCGCGATCGTACTGGTCTCAGCTCGATCGCTAAACTCAGTCAGGCGCTGCTTCAGCAATCCAGCGCGGAGATAGACAGTGCGAATGCCCGCTACCAATACCGTGTTGCGCTCGCAACGCTCAAATAG
- a CDS encoding TolC family protein — protein MKQTVLFFLLACPFAVCAQSSISAASIPQAPSTPAQVSPLEPDGQAIPITRGDAERMALRNNPRVTASHLLALAAGQVTRETRSNELPQLNGNMTAVKAEDASRIGSGELNSSRLYTHAGAGGTLSQLLTDFGHTRDLVANSRLQAKAQQQNALATEQDVLIATDQAFYRLLDAQSLLDVAVATVKARGDVQNLTLALTKNALKSDLDLNISSADLSQAQLLQLDAENSVASARAALAELLAAPPATQYRAVDDGTAAPPLPPDNSSALIKDAQSQRPDLQALRLDTQADQKFARAQELQRLPSISALAIGGVTPVRPDGGIFTPNWYGAAGVNLTLPVFTGFRINAQAQEARLRERASEKQTQELSDAIARDVRIATLSAQTAFRRIGVAEAFQKQTTQALNLAQTRYKLGLSSIVELSQAQLQSTQATVEAVNTRFDYLLALRSLDYARGQLTP, from the coding sequence CTGTTTTTTTTACTTGCTTGCCCGTTTGCGGTATGCGCGCAGAGTTCAATTTCTGCGGCGTCCATCCCCCAGGCGCCCTCGACACCGGCTCAGGTTTCTCCGCTGGAGCCGGATGGTCAAGCAATACCCATTACCCGCGGTGACGCCGAGCGCATGGCCCTGAGGAACAACCCCCGCGTAACGGCGAGTCATCTTCTTGCCCTTGCGGCTGGCCAGGTAACCAGAGAGACGCGCTCGAACGAACTGCCGCAACTCAATGGCAACATGACCGCGGTCAAGGCGGAAGATGCAAGCCGCATTGGCTCAGGGGAACTGAATTCTTCGCGCCTTTACACGCATGCCGGGGCCGGAGGCACGTTGTCGCAACTGCTCACCGACTTCGGCCACACGAGGGACCTTGTCGCCAATAGCCGCCTGCAGGCAAAGGCCCAGCAACAGAATGCTCTTGCTACGGAGCAGGACGTCCTGATCGCTACCGACCAGGCGTTTTATCGCTTGCTGGATGCGCAATCCCTCCTCGACGTTGCCGTTGCCACAGTGAAGGCAAGAGGCGACGTCCAAAACCTGACGCTGGCACTGACGAAGAACGCCCTCAAGAGTGACCTCGATCTGAATATCTCCTCCGCTGATCTTTCGCAGGCACAGCTGCTTCAGCTCGATGCCGAAAACTCGGTCGCTTCGGCCAGAGCCGCGTTAGCCGAACTTCTCGCCGCTCCCCCTGCAACACAATATCGCGCCGTCGATGATGGGACCGCAGCACCTCCTCTGCCGCCTGACAATTCCTCGGCACTCATTAAAGACGCCCAGTCGCAGAGGCCGGATCTGCAGGCACTACGTCTCGATACCCAGGCCGACCAGAAGTTCGCTCGTGCGCAGGAGTTGCAACGCCTGCCCAGCATCTCTGCGCTCGCTATAGGCGGCGTAACCCCCGTGAGACCGGACGGCGGAATCTTTACACCAAACTGGTATGGCGCAGCAGGCGTGAATCTGACACTGCCTGTCTTCACGGGATTTCGCATCAATGCGCAGGCGCAGGAAGCTCGTCTTCGCGAAAGAGCATCGGAGAAGCAAACCCAGGAACTTTCAGACGCCATCGCACGCGACGTTCGTATCGCAACCCTATCGGCACAAACCGCCTTCCGGCGGATTGGGGTCGCCGAGGCATTCCAGAAGCAGACGACCCAGGCTCTGAACCTCGCTCAGACGCGGTACAAGTTAGGCCTGAGCTCGATTGTGGAACTTAGCCAGGCTCAGTTACAAAGCACCCAGGCCACAGTCGAAGCCGTCAATACCCGGTTCGATTACCTCCTTGCATTGAGATCACTCGACTACGCCCGAGGTCAACTTACCCCATGA